The Toxorhynchites rutilus septentrionalis strain SRP chromosome 1, ASM2978413v1, whole genome shotgun sequence genome contains the following window.
agaaggaatcatatgctatctacatcataaggtgctgaatcaggatcattccgacaccggtttctcatcgaaggcgatgagcgtcatgagcttcgtcaatgcatctttgagcgtatcgtagcggaagccccgggtctgacccactacaataagcggttcatcattacggcgtgggaaattcggatcgcaatcagtctgttgctgcccggtgaacttgcatgcggtttccgaaagtaccaaagcggtgaagaagtataccagctccaaataaagagcgttttccgactgctgattcggaagcaaacactaaaaagggtccttttcaggaccacaaaatcatctttaatctaaagagtttattgttttgttatcactcgatatacccatcttgttcggtaaaccttcctgtttagcgattgcgtttgccactcgccacaggattcacagttggaaaatttcttcccatccagcttgagacatgttgtactgtaaattacatttaatgcgatattccgaagcaccactcagtgtcgcattggaggcgattttaacctgtaattgaactttagcgatgacagtggtacagctttcacagttggaaaatttcttcccatccagcttgggacatgttgggtcataacttggaccccgaactccatgtttacaaaaatgtccaatatgttgcattacaggtccgtccaattagctaaatgtcgaactaaatgtaaattaatgtactttcaatctggaagcaatttaagaattggtgaaaattgaataatcgagaaagtctccaaccatcaataagctcagcacaactgccaaattctcaaactcatcatattctggcaaacaaattatgaaaaaatcaatttgtgttttattattattttggataatattttagaatgcattgaactgtatttcgtaaactcttttttgaaaggtttaatggccctgataagcgccgtgttttatggaatggttccaattttgaaaacttagtactcgtggttttgaaaaaaaccatttcgaacgccgcattgttctggatttgccaccaaagcagtttgtataaataacaaacttttttcttccgctacctgtactgttttgcgattgcgtttgccactcgccactcgctgcaactgcccgttgttgtcttgatgtccaccgaaccgaatgtggtctgttccgaatgcgggttttcttatcgtcgcgagcagctttgccagtcaTCTCGATCAGTTCGGCGGCCGATattatataacgccggctaggtggactggtgcactggtactaacatgctcggcctagctacccttgcgaagcaattggcggatacacctacgggaaactggagaccaacactgttcgagcgggattttgcctttcccttcacttttcctcctttgccatgtccagacatggctgcttgtgttggtttgttgatgtgatgtgatgcgaaacgatgtggtgtacggtttggatgagaatgatcgttacggcagcgaagcggggattttaagctgactggctggctcgagaattacgcatgtgtgagactgcgaccaatgtttcgttcatattttttctttttcctttccaatcgtgcttcgttatatttcgctgctgctctggttgcacgttttggtcggtacgatttgaggagcccaaaatggaccaatcaaaaatgggctcatagtgcatttggacaatgcttgatatttcacaattattcaattatttatctcaagaaaaatgaaatgttattcgttatgatagatgcgtagatatatttcctatcaattgatgcaaaaacctttgcgatctattgagaaatgctcgagttataagcgttccaaatcttgcattttttcctacttgttcagtgcctagattttcatttcacaccctatatcttccggttagacgtagtcctacgtcaaaaaaaatctgtcagacctacaaaattttagtcaaagaatggaatgtaggaaattattttggttttctttaaaaattatcaaagaattttttggaaaaattttcattaaaaaacaaatttattgaaaattaaaattcattttttttttcgaaaacatatgcttttaaaattctgaaaaaaaaatatgaatagcccttaaaatttccaacaagtttcccATACATcgaacgatgggcacatttacatgggaaaagtttttttcggacaacaaatttttcatgtttttctttgaaaaactgctattaatgttcaattcgttacatttttatatataaattaactCATTTTTAATGATCTggtaacttttctctattaagaaacatgccaagaacatgttaaacgtgagaatttacacataaaaatgttacaagcaaaacattactttttttcgggagtcttcacacaaaaatgacttatattccaaaaacaataaaagatagaaagttgataacttcgacaaaagtttatattgtaacaagatctaaaactttgtcgaatacactatatcgctatcatgacttgaacaaaattaggataagttgtaaagaaaacataaaaaagttgttgttcgtaaaaccttttccctgtaaaagtggccatcttccgatgtatatacgacttgttggaaattggtctattcatatatatatatatatatatatatatatatatatatatatatatatatatatatatatatatatatatatatatatatatatatatatatatatatatatatatatatatatatatctcgacaaaggaatttttaggaatttaaaaaaaatacgtttttgagaaaaatgagtttttataTAGATGCTTCTAAGTTTTtggtgaaaagtggtaattttcttctttgtcgcaaaacattagacccgtattcttttattttttcattgcggtgaccatttccatttaagggtggtccaaaaaaaatttcccctttttccaaaaatgacttttttcaaaaattcataacttttgaactacttcaCCGATTtcaatgatcgacatatcaaattaaaggcaatGGAAATATTATTCTTagcaaaatattacacttgcaaaaaaaatggattttgttttcataattattgattttatttgtttttatagttttcatggttcgGGACCACGGTCgctgtatttttcaattttttttcttgagagctgaggttttttttttatataacatatccaaaaatcatagagttgtttgtttcgttttgaagtgatgattttttaaagtgcaccaatggtccaaaaaatcacgaTGGCGGCATGTTGAATGCCCCATCGTGCAGAGTATTAAATAGtgaaactatttaaaaaaaatttttaacttACTTTGTTAACATGTTTCAGACCAGCGACATGCATGAGGTCCATTGTGCATTTTGTATTTTagccgagttttttttttgtaggcacAAAGCCGTTATTCATTTGAATTACTTTTGTAGTGCCCAAAATTACAGGTCTGGAAGCACTCGTACATGTTTTATCATCTTTAACACTCCGAGAATTTCTGTCCGTTCGTTCCCAGGTTGCCACCCCCTTGCTCTGGGTATCTATATTTTCTCCAAGCTGGTAAGCTGCAGCCGGTGCAGTGAGCGCAATTTGCACCGAATCACGTCGAAATAGGAGCAAGGAAAGGTAAAACTTCTCCGGTACTCGTGTATCGATCGCGATGGTATAAGATTTGTTTTCGTGCAGCGGAACGCAGAAAAATAACATGAACCACGTTTGTATTTTAGCTACACCATTTCTAGTTGGGGCGGATATTGAAATATTCATCTACAAGCTTGTTTTATTTGtagattgataaaaaaaaagatctaagAGCTCAGCTCTCTCGTGCAACGCAAGTTAACATCATTGTTACAATTTTAGGCTCACTAAGCGTTAGGTGGGCAGAAATCTTTTTGAATGCgatattttcaaatcaacacatTAATTACAAGTACATTACTTATAATAATTACCAGATatccggatatccggtaactataaGGTATCCAgctggataccggatattagagaAAATCATTGATTTCTCATTAACGGAAGATAAACaacaaaatagatttttaaCATAATTCACACAATTAAAAATAAGGTTCAATTACCGAACTGCAAAAATGTTTTCGgaactaaatttctattaactcataacattaatttattaaCAGTATTACTTTCattcagagaacagtcttccGCTGTAAACACTACTGCAAGGAACTTTAACAAACCTTGCCAGTTGGGGGTACCTACTGATtcttattttcatttgtcaccTCGTTGAAACAGTCCTAAAAGGTGTTGTGAGTTTCGCGtgtaaggtttgattcagtttcgtctTTTTTGCTTCGTTCCACAGAAGTTGAAGACGGCGATGAGTTGTTAATCCCAGGAGAAATCTTCGAAGTATATTTTGTATGTTCCAACAAGATTCTCTGTCGGACTCTTTTCATTTCAAGAATTTCTAAATAGTCTGAATTTCTAAATAGTCTCTAGTCCGAAAGGGTTGAAATTGGTGGTTTGGATCTGCGCCTAAGAAGTTGAAATGACTTCTCAGTTGAAATGAATATCCACATAAATCTCATCAATATAGAAGAATAAatctttataataaaaaaaatctattaaaAATTTGTTGCAGAAAACTTTTATTTCCTTATTAAAGGCTATTCACTTTAGACGAAAAAATTGATCGTCGGTCATTGTTTTTATGTGAACATGTGTTCATTTCTCCTTAGGATGTCATCCATTATTTGGCATTTGCACACATTTAGGTTCTTCCAGATTCGTATTCAcaaataaagagccgaataGTCGAATTACATTATAGCATTGCATTCCAAACGTGACAACATTCTACATGTTATGCTAATTATTATGAATTCATTCATCCTAAAAAGTCAGTTGCAGCTAAAATgagtcatatgataatgacaGTTGTAGTTTTGGATATCTGCCACTTCATataaaaagttttcaaaaaaaaacgaagagagTTGAGGTATATATAATAATGACCGAAGACTTATTGGATTATTTCTATACCTATTTAGGAACAAAAGAAATTTTtggttttctaaaaaataaataacaatactgaaatggcaaaatggtctactaattacctacttctacgtagtattgactggaataccgaaaagtttgagaaaacttttaatatgttccaacactttgatttcaaatgggggttgactttttttttgcgtccatCAGTGTAAGACAGTTAAAgtttttaaaacgaaaaatgGTATGGTGATTTAcccacaaaaatgttatgagtaaaacaatttttcaaagaaaacatgataaAGTTGTTGTTAGGTATACTCTTTCCCTGTGATGTAGCCATTTTCCGATGCATaacttgttggttattgtatgggctattcatatatatatttcttaacaaatttaaaataaccgctttcgagaaaaaggagttcaaaattttaaaacattttttttttactttgtttgatattttcaatggtaatttcaataatttcctttatttatttttttaatgcttgttgataatgacgaatttcatgccaactcgtcttaggagttggcagtaccatctcagatagtagtgaaacgttgtgggtgtaaagacaggGGTcagttaagcaactttgcacactagaaatattcgaaaactaatcagactactttttgaaaaaagccaaatttttttttctaaattttttacaaaaaggtataactcaaaaactatgataccttcaaaattcttgtcaaaggatgaaatgtaggaaattgtttaaattttcgccaaaaaaaaataccaaacaaaatttagaaaaaaaacgctgaaaaaaaattattgtattcgacaaagttttagatcttattaaaatatgaacttttgtcgaagacatcaactttctatcttttatagtttttgggatagaagtcatttttgtatgaagactcctaaaaaaaaaagtttttgctcgtaacattttttgtgcgcaaattctcacgtttgacatgttcttgacatgtttctaaacagagaaaagttagcagagcatgtagtATGTGCTAATTTATACATAGAAATATTACGAATTGaatattaatagtattttttcaaagaaaaaaatgaaaaagttgttgttcgaaaaactgttttccatgtaaatgtgcccatcgtccgatgtatggaaaacttgttggaaatgttAAAAGCTAtgtatatctatttctttcagaattttaaaagcatatgctttcgagaaaaaagaatttcaattttcaaaatatttttttttcaatgaaatttttttccaaaaaattctttgataatttttaatgaaaaccaaaataatttcctacattccattctctgactaaaattttgtaggcctgATAGATTTTTCTGTAAGTTTTTTTCATCAATCGAatactataagatctacaaaatgttggtcagagaataaaatgtagaaaattatttaggttttcataaaaaattatcaaagaatttttcggaataaaaattcattaaaaaaatattttgaaaatttaaattaatttttctcgaaaacatgtgtttttaaaattctgaaaaaatagataggaataacccttaaaatttccaacaagtcacccatacatcggaagatgggcacatttatatggaaaaagtttttcgaacaacaacttttccatgtttttgatttaaaaaatgatattaatgttcaattcgttacatttttatgtataaattatcgcattttacatgctctgctaactttacTATGTCAAGAAcacgtcaaacgtgagaatttacacacaaaaaatgttacgagcataaacatttttttaggagtcttcataaaaaatgacttatattccaaaaaactataaaagatagaaagttgatgtcttcgacaaaaggtcatattttaataagatctaaaactttgttgaatatattatatcgctatcttaacTTTaatcaaaattaggattagttgtgcttttttcaaagaaaacatgaagaagttgttgttagaaaaactttttccctgtaaaagtgctcatcttccgatgtatggacgacttattGGAAATCATAAGGActtttcatatttatatttttgggaatttttaaaaaatacgtttttgagaaaaacgaattttaatatttagaataactttttgtcagcgaaatttttttgatattttttgtgacaatttaaataatttcatacatttcatcctttgacaagaactttgtaggtatcatagtttttaagctagatttttttctttttcgaatatttcaagtatgcaaaattgcttaaatgacctatgtctttacacccacaacgtttcactactatctgagatggtgctgccaacggccagtttGGAGACCAAGctccaaaaagtcgatttttgacgaaattcgaGATGAATTTCGAGATGATTTTCCTCCCTTGATTGCTTTCACGATTTTCTAAAACCTCAAACTTTGACGTTTTAACGACACTAATAAATGTGGTCCAATTTAACTGAGATTTTCCATGGAGTATTTTATCGCGGGAATCACCGTTTTGCAGGATGTTCCTCGAGGTGTACTCTCTAGAGACGAATGAGCTTAAacatttaaagtctctataatttaaAACGAGAAATGTataatacagtcattccatgcctaaccgatatagtggttctcagattttggtGAATATTgtcagttttgttccttatcgcaaaatatgaaACCCGacttagataatcgacatatcaaactaatgCCAATGAGCTTCATTACACTTGCAAATCttgggcgctatatattttttgtattttttcttgaaagcttagcTCTTTTCGCATCCAAAAATTCAGAGATGTTATTTTAATCGTTTTTGAGCTATGATTTTACATACTTAACATGTTTTCACTCTTCGCGTCTGATGAATATTGTCATGCATTAATTACTTAATCTATCTTAACCAAAATATCTTAACTTAATACTAAATGCGCTTAAATCTATTTGAACTTATTTTCTAATTAATTTAGTTACCTAAAATTTATATCTAAATCTATGATGACCCGATCTAAAGGGATCACCCTAGAATTTATATCTAAGAGATAAAGCGAAGAGAGAACAATTCCGTTCGATGTCCACTAGTAGTGGACACTGTATATATAGGCTAGGATAGGAAACTATTGTTAAGAATAGGTCAGTACGAAAATTATCATTGGAGTGTGAAGTCGTTCCTCATGATTCGTTTTATTGTTCAGTCGTGTAATAAAACTTAGACGGAAATTTAGTGGTCACGAGAATAATTTTAGTGAACCGAACCTCCTGGAATCAGTGGTTTCCAGTGCAACAGAAGTGCATCAAGCACAACTTGCGGTGAACAAGTGGCCGAGCAACTCATCGTTGGAGTCAACGGATCCAACGGATAGTCAGCGTCGGTGTATTCCGCCATTACAACGCGTCTTCTGGGCCGTCGTTTATCGCCGGTGGAAAATCCTTCGATAAGGAACGGGTAAGCCCCAccatttggtccttcgaaccggatcgaaGGTACCCCCGACCAGAAAGGCAGGTGTGGTGAGTACACCATTTCGTATTTCTTCCATGCGCTGGCAGTTGATTGACCTGCAGTTGAGGTCAATAACTTGTGTGGATGATCAAAGCCAAGCCTTTCGAAGCCATTTTGGACGCGCACAGTGAATAGGCTAGACAGTAAGCAGATTTCTCGACCCGTTGGCGTTGGCGAAGCAACGGTGTGTGCAACTGGAGAAGTtccaagaagaaaaaaaagctgatttgaaaataaaatacatttaGTGAATTGAAGTTTCGTTTACCTTTATATTTGGTGGTGGTGAGTGGAAAGTTGAGTCGTGTGATTGGTACGTCTGTGTCAAGAAAGACTTTAACGTTCATTTTACGTATCATTCAAGGGTTATTCGTTCGTGTAGAAAGTGGCACACCGTGACGGGAAGGATTTATTCGTACGATTTGTGTCATTTTCCGATAATTGCGCCGTGTAGAAGACGGTACGACGCGTCGGGAAGGAGTCCGTAATCCGATTTACGTAACGTTCTTCCGAATCTTGTTTTTCCGCATTCGATCTGTGGTGGTAGTGAAGTGGTGATAGTAATCGAGATGTCCACCAAACCAGAAAAGAAGTTGGCCGAATGCCTGATGAAGCGCAAGGCATTGCTCGTCGTTCGTGATTCCGTCGAGGGGTTTATCAAGAATTTCGACAATCAAGATGACGTGTACCAAATCCCCATCCGTGTTGAGGCGCTGGACAGAGTCTATAGCGAGTTTTTGGACCTTCATCTGCAAGAGCGAGAAGCATTCGAAGCGCGATACTGTTCGGCCAAAGGGTTCCTACTGATGAAACGGTCCACTGATCCCAACCAATCAGCATTGAATGCATCCTTCACGGCAAATAATCATGCTTCTCAAGCGGGATTCCACCTACGCTTACCCAAGATTGGTCTACCGAAATTCGACGGAGATTTGTCCAGCTGGCTTTCCTTTCGTGATACGTTCACCTCCATGGTCCATTCCAACGCGGACATTCCGACAGTAGCGAAGCTGCAATACCTCTTACAGTCATTGGAAGAAGAAGCACACAAGCCATTCGAATCGACCGATATAAGTGCGGACAATTATTCTCTAACATGGGACGCTTTGCTAAAACGATACGACAACAAGCGTTATCTGAAGCGTCAACTATTTCGAGCTCTGTATGACCTCCCGTCCCTCAAGAGAGAGTCTCCTCAAGATTTGCATAACCTGGTTGATGACTACCAAAGGCATGTGAAGGCCTTAGCGAAACTGAACGAACCAGTCATCCACTGGGATACCCCGTTGATTAATCTGCTAAGC
Protein-coding sequences here:
- the LOC129761626 gene encoding uncharacterized protein LOC129761626: MSTKPEKKLAECLMKRKALLVVRDSVEGFIKNFDNQDDVYQIPIRVEALDRVYSEFLDLHLQEREAFEARYCSAKGFLLMKRSTDPNQSALNASFTANNHASQAGFHLRLPKIGLPKFDGDLSSWLSFRDTFTSMVHSNADIPTVAKLQYLLQSLEEEAHKPFESTDISADNYSLTWDALLKRYDNKRYLKRQLFRALYDLPSLKRESPQDLHNLVDDYQRHVKALAKLNEPVIHWDTPLINLLSYKLDSTTLRSWEEKTSSADNVTYEELIDFLYQRVRMLNSVVSDLQHRSTQPG